Proteins from one Acidobacteriota bacterium genomic window:
- a CDS encoding CCA tRNA nucleotidyltransferase, which yields MADYLYMMESRLSPEQHKGVALVTDAARAHEMNVYLVGGGIRDMISGYNIRDLDFAVQGNALRLVKDLEKAGAVIQWMNEDLKSMGLLLPGNMRAEIVMTRTEKYDKPGRTPEVHQATISEDLRRRDFTVNAMALSLNPGSRGLLLDPANGVADVEAKLIRVLHNYAFLEEPSRLIRATRFCARFHWTIEERTQARYNTAVENKYIENISDEARGREIEQMAYEDDPLAILRALEKEGWLRVLHPRWSVAKVDNSGLSDLLKTRAQLADFGYPTDPAPAILYFLTGNMPESDRKELQKLIPNKWLVEKWRVLEDEAKELAQKLTSKEAATPSLTWKLLDKYRPETILFLAVTARQQAVQQKLKNFLNKWRQIKARIPLPEMIEMRITPELEEYPIVAEHVFYMLIDQRSKSEVKKFLKQFEPPPPPPPPPPPVKRGRKAEPPPPAPVVPEVKGKGKGKKGKGEPQIVSTTAPAAAPAGKGKPAAPAAVAAKGKKAAAKPAPKAKAHKPAKKPAKKKR from the coding sequence ATGGCCGACTACTTATACATGATGGAATCGCGGCTCTCGCCCGAGCAGCACAAGGGCGTGGCCCTGGTCACCGACGCCGCACGCGCCCACGAAATGAACGTGTATCTCGTCGGCGGCGGCATCCGCGACATGATCTCGGGATACAACATCCGCGACCTGGACTTCGCCGTCCAGGGTAATGCGCTGCGCCTGGTCAAGGACCTGGAAAAGGCCGGCGCCGTCATCCAATGGATGAACGAAGATTTGAAATCCATGGGCCTGCTGTTGCCCGGGAACATGCGCGCCGAGATCGTGATGACGCGCACCGAGAAGTACGACAAGCCCGGCCGCACTCCGGAAGTGCACCAAGCCACCATCAGTGAAGACCTGCGCCGCCGCGACTTCACCGTCAACGCCATGGCACTCTCGCTGAATCCCGGGTCGCGCGGCCTGTTGCTCGATCCCGCGAACGGCGTTGCCGACGTGGAAGCCAAGCTCATCCGCGTGCTGCACAACTACGCCTTCCTCGAAGAGCCTTCGCGGCTCATCCGCGCCACGCGCTTCTGCGCCCGCTTTCACTGGACCATCGAAGAGCGCACCCAGGCGCGCTACAACACCGCGGTCGAGAATAAGTACATCGAGAACATCTCCGACGAAGCTCGCGGCCGCGAGATCGAGCAGATGGCCTATGAAGACGATCCGCTGGCCATCCTGCGTGCGCTCGAGAAAGAAGGCTGGCTGCGCGTGCTGCATCCGCGCTGGTCGGTCGCCAAAGTGGATAACTCCGGACTCTCCGACCTGTTGAAGACGCGGGCCCAGCTTGCCGACTTCGGATATCCCACCGACCCTGCGCCCGCGATCCTGTACTTCCTCACCGGCAACATGCCGGAGAGCGACCGCAAGGAGTTGCAGAAGCTCATCCCCAACAAATGGCTGGTGGAGAAGTGGCGCGTGCTCGAGGACGAAGCCAAAGAGCTGGCGCAGAAACTAACCTCGAAGGAAGCCGCAACGCCGTCGCTCACCTGGAAGCTTTTGGACAAGTACCGTCCCGAGACCATCCTGTTCCTCGCCGTCACCGCGCGCCAGCAGGCGGTGCAGCAGAAGCTGAAGAACTTCCTCAACAAGTGGCGCCAGATTAAGGCGAGGATCCCGCTCCCTGAGATGATCGAGATGCGGATCACGCCCGAGCTCGAGGAGTATCCCATCGTCGCCGAGCACGTGTTTTACATGCTCATCGACCAGCGCTCGAAGAGCGAGGTCAAGAAGTTCCTGAAGCAGTTCGAGCCGCCGCCTCCGCCGCCACCGCCTCCGCCGCCGGTCAAACGCGGACGCAAGGCTGAGCCGCCACCGCCCGCACCCGTCGTGCCCGAAGTGAAAGGCAAGGGGAAGGGCAAGAAGGGCAAGGGCGAGCCGCAGATCGTTTCGACCACAGCTCCTGCCGCCGCTCCCGCCGGCAAGGGCAAGCCAGCTGCGCCTGCGGCTGTTGCTGCGAAAGGGAAGAAAGCCGCCGCGAAGCCTGCGCCGAAAGCCAAGGCGCACAAGCCTGCGAAGAAGCCCGCCAAGAAGAAGCGGTAG
- the lpxD gene encoding UDP-3-O-(3-hydroxymyristoyl)glucosamine N-acyltransferase yields the protein MKLSAIAARLGARLDGADAEISGVAGIEAAGTGQLTFVSNPKYAAAAKTTQAAAVIVAEDFPALTKPTVRTKNPYLAFAKAIELFYQAPQYTPGVHPTAVLDASAKIGKNAHVGPYVIVEADVEIGEGATLLAHVVIYQHAKIGKNFFAHAHAVVREHCEIGDNVILQNGVIIGADGFGFAKDDAGKWHKIVQSGRAVIASNVEVQANACIDRASVGETRVAEGVKVDNLVQVGHGSSVGENTLLCAQVGLAGSTEVGKNVILAGQVGVAGHCKIGDGAVATAQSGIPNDVEAGKVVSGYPAIDNRQWLRAVAIFNKLPELAKQWRGRKNDDKDDKQ from the coding sequence ATGAAGCTCTCCGCCATCGCCGCGCGGTTAGGAGCACGCCTCGACGGCGCTGACGCCGAGATCTCGGGCGTTGCCGGCATCGAAGCGGCCGGTACCGGCCAGCTGACGTTCGTTTCCAATCCCAAGTACGCCGCCGCGGCTAAGACTACGCAAGCCGCAGCCGTGATCGTGGCGGAAGACTTCCCTGCCCTCACCAAGCCGACCGTGCGCACGAAGAATCCATACCTCGCCTTCGCGAAAGCCATCGAGCTTTTCTATCAGGCGCCGCAGTACACGCCGGGAGTGCATCCGACTGCTGTCCTGGATGCTTCGGCCAAGATCGGCAAGAACGCGCACGTCGGGCCATATGTCATCGTGGAGGCGGATGTCGAGATCGGCGAGGGCGCGACGCTACTTGCGCACGTGGTCATCTACCAACACGCGAAAATCGGAAAGAATTTCTTTGCGCACGCCCACGCCGTCGTCCGCGAGCACTGCGAGATCGGCGACAACGTGATCCTGCAAAACGGGGTGATCATCGGCGCCGACGGCTTTGGCTTTGCCAAGGACGACGCCGGCAAGTGGCACAAGATCGTACAGTCGGGCCGCGCCGTGATCGCGTCTAACGTGGAGGTGCAGGCTAACGCATGCATCGACCGCGCGTCGGTTGGAGAGACGCGCGTGGCCGAGGGCGTGAAGGTCGATAACCTGGTGCAGGTCGGGCACGGGTCGTCGGTGGGTGAGAACACGCTGCTGTGTGCGCAGGTCGGCCTCGCCGGGTCGACCGAGGTGGGGAAGAACGTTATCCTCGCCGGACAGGTCGGAGTGGCCGGACACTGCAAGATCGGCGACGGCGCGGTCGCCACGGCGCAAAGCGGCATTCCTAACGACGTGGAGGCGGGCAAGGTGGTCAGCGGATATCCGGCGATCGACAACCGGCAATGGCTGCGCGCGGTCGCGATTTTTAATAAACTTCCCGAGCTGGCCAAGCAGTGGCGCGGCCGCAAGAACGACGACAAGGACGACAAGCAATGA
- a CDS encoding 1-acyl-sn-glycerol-3-phosphate acyltransferase — MRRAFAILRTALVLLFLVFYLPLAALIAFPWSLLTGKADFLYACGMFGARAVVRIAGIRVVKEGLEHLDPQGTYIYMCNHVSDIDPPVVVPAIPRRTSVLVKKELFKVPILGKAMRLGSLVPVDRTNRDAAIQSLRAAGDVMRAGINMTVFPEGTRSREGKLLPFKKGPFYLAMESGVPVVPMTILNSYELMPKGQNYALPGTVRLIFHPPLDPKDFEDKDQLMEAVRNAIADSLPEERR, encoded by the coding sequence ATGAGACGAGCGTTCGCCATCCTGCGCACCGCGCTTGTCCTGCTCTTCCTCGTCTTCTATCTGCCGCTCGCCGCGCTCATCGCATTTCCGTGGAGTCTGCTCACCGGCAAGGCCGATTTCCTCTACGCCTGCGGCATGTTCGGCGCGCGCGCGGTCGTGCGTATCGCGGGAATCCGTGTAGTGAAAGAAGGCCTCGAGCACCTCGATCCGCAGGGCACGTACATCTACATGTGCAACCACGTCTCCGATATCGATCCGCCGGTCGTGGTGCCCGCCATCCCACGGCGCACTTCCGTGCTGGTAAAGAAGGAGCTGTTCAAAGTCCCGATCCTCGGAAAAGCGATGCGGCTGGGTTCGCTCGTCCCCGTGGATCGGACGAATCGCGATGCTGCCATCCAGAGCCTGCGCGCGGCCGGTGACGTGATGCGCGCGGGCATCAACATGACCGTCTTCCCTGAGGGCACGCGCTCGCGCGAGGGCAAGCTGCTGCCGTTCAAGAAAGGCCCGTTCTATCTCGCGATGGAGAGTGGCGTGCCCGTCGTGCCCATGACCATCCTCAACAGCTACGAGCTCATGCCCAAGGGACAAAACTACGCGCTGCCCGGCACGGTGCGCTTGATCTTCCACCCGCCACTCGACCCCAAGGATTTCGAAGACAAAGACCAGTTGATGGAAGCGGTGCGGAACGCGATCGCCGATTCCTTACCGGAAGAGCGGCGGTAA
- a CDS encoding PDZ domain-containing protein has translation MTRNRVLSRAARLALTLILVYALTAAAVAAHAVPAVPVDYTVSLREASRHLIHVRMQLAGTSKERDVRLPVWNALYQIRDFAQYVRYVHAADSNGRALAVRKLDKTTWRISGAESGAVVDYLVYADTPGPYGMQANTQHAFINLAELLMYPVDARESPMTVTFTDLPAGWKIATPLPALAARNGQHTFTARTYDRLVDGPVDVGTFAEAAFDQDGAHYRIVVDADPADYKMDQIVTMAKKLTHAEVEWMNERPFTEYMFLYHFPHGPGSGGMEHAYATAIDVNAERLQDDPLALPSVTAHEIFHLWNVKRLRPASLEPIDYTQEQYTRALWFSEGFTSTVGDYMLVRTGYLDERGYLESLAREIRALQLRPAHLTQSAEDSSLDTWFDKYPQYRLPERSISYYNKGEILGVLLDLAVRDATGGRKSLREVFQFMNEQYAHQGRPFPDTAGVREATEAVTHRDFAWFFESYVAGLEELPYDRLFATVGLRLNRKRVTIPYTGFSTVKNFDQPPIVVHIEEGSEAQRSGLEQGDQIVAVNGKTLSSELDEKLSDLRVGDTVKLRAVGRKGSREIKLQLGGQSQDEFSFSDAAAVTPAQRARRTAWLRGEAEP, from the coding sequence TTGACCCGCAACCGCGTTCTGAGCCGAGCGGCACGGCTCGCACTCACGCTCATCCTGGTGTACGCACTGACGGCCGCTGCGGTGGCGGCGCACGCCGTTCCCGCCGTGCCGGTGGATTACACCGTTTCATTGCGCGAGGCGTCGCGCCACCTCATCCACGTCCGCATGCAGCTTGCCGGCACCTCGAAGGAGCGCGACGTGCGACTGCCGGTATGGAACGCGCTCTACCAGATCCGCGACTTCGCGCAGTACGTGCGCTACGTGCACGCGGCCGACAGCAATGGGCGCGCGCTCGCCGTCCGCAAGCTCGATAAGACGACGTGGCGCATCTCGGGCGCGGAGTCCGGCGCCGTGGTCGATTACCTGGTCTACGCGGACACGCCCGGCCCTTACGGCATGCAGGCCAACACGCAGCATGCGTTCATCAACCTTGCTGAGCTGCTGATGTATCCCGTGGACGCGCGCGAGTCGCCCATGACGGTGACGTTCACCGACCTGCCCGCGGGATGGAAGATCGCCACGCCGCTCCCCGCGCTCGCCGCCCGCAACGGGCAGCACACTTTCACCGCGCGCACTTACGATCGCCTGGTGGACGGCCCCGTGGACGTCGGTACCTTCGCCGAAGCCGCCTTCGATCAGGATGGAGCGCACTATCGCATCGTCGTCGACGCCGATCCCGCCGACTACAAGATGGACCAGATCGTCACCATGGCGAAGAAGCTCACGCATGCTGAGGTCGAGTGGATGAACGAGCGTCCTTTCACCGAGTACATGTTCCTCTATCACTTTCCGCACGGGCCTGGCTCGGGCGGGATGGAACACGCCTACGCCACCGCCATCGACGTGAATGCCGAGCGCCTGCAAGACGATCCGCTCGCGCTGCCCAGCGTCACCGCGCACGAGATCTTCCACCTCTGGAACGTCAAGCGGCTGCGTCCGGCATCGCTCGAGCCCATCGATTACACCCAGGAGCAGTACACGCGCGCGCTGTGGTTCAGCGAGGGTTTCACTTCCACGGTGGGCGACTACATGCTGGTGCGCACCGGATACCTCGACGAGCGCGGCTACCTCGAGAGCCTCGCGCGCGAGATCCGCGCGCTGCAACTGCGTCCCGCGCACCTCACGCAGAGCGCCGAGGATTCCAGCCTGGATACGTGGTTCGATAAGTATCCGCAGTACCGCCTGCCCGAGCGCTCCATCTCCTACTACAACAAGGGCGAGATACTCGGCGTGTTGCTCGACCTTGCCGTGCGCGATGCGACTGGAGGACGCAAGAGCTTACGCGAGGTCTTCCAGTTCATGAACGAGCAGTATGCCCACCAGGGGCGTCCGTTCCCGGATACCGCCGGCGTCCGCGAAGCGACGGAAGCGGTCACGCATCGCGATTTTGCGTGGTTCTTCGAGTCCTATGTCGCAGGGTTAGAAGAACTGCCCTACGACCGCTTGTTCGCCACAGTGGGCCTGCGGCTGAATCGCAAGCGCGTCACTATCCCATACACCGGCTTTAGCACGGTGAAGAACTTCGACCAGCCACCCATCGTGGTCCACATCGAGGAAGGCAGCGAGGCGCAGCGCTCGGGCCTGGAACAGGGCGACCAGATCGTCGCCGTCAACGGCAAGACGCTCTCCTCCGAGCTCGACGAGAAGCTCAGCGACCTGCGCGTGGGCGATACGGTGAAGCTGCGCGCGGTGGGCCGCAAAGGCTCGCGGGAGATCAAGCTGCAACTCGGCGGACAATCGCAGGATGAGTTCAGTTTCTCCGACGCTGCCGCCGTGACGCCGGCACAGCGCGCGCGCCGCACCGCCTGGCTGCGCGGCGAAGCGGAGCCATAG
- the dapF gene encoding diaminopimelate epimerase yields the protein MPAIPFVKADACGNDFLLIDGMHMPPDLIVFAKKICDRHSGVGADGVEWLLPDQEATVRARLFNADGSEAEISGNGTRCVAAHWVAEHRASEHDAGDALTVRTGAGIKRCRLTTHEANIYWFEMDMGEPQVGDEFPIKLAFAEVRGIPVSMGNPHFVVFVPEFAPGWQAEAAEIGKHHDFKYGINVELVRAGKPDTIEMRIFERGVGETRSSGTGSCAAAVAAIHTKRATSPVKVIAPGGVQTVRWEGQSVFLNGPAQLVCRGEFFI from the coding sequence ATGCCGGCGATCCCATTCGTAAAGGCCGACGCCTGCGGCAACGACTTCCTGCTCATCGACGGCATGCACATGCCGCCCGACCTGATCGTCTTCGCGAAAAAGATCTGCGATCGCCACAGCGGCGTGGGTGCGGATGGAGTCGAGTGGCTGCTGCCCGACCAGGAAGCCACCGTGCGCGCGCGTCTGTTCAACGCCGATGGCTCCGAGGCGGAGATCTCGGGCAACGGTACCCGCTGCGTCGCCGCGCATTGGGTCGCCGAACATCGCGCCTCCGAGCATGACGCCGGTGACGCGCTCACTGTCCGCACCGGCGCCGGCATCAAGCGTTGCCGGCTCACCACGCACGAAGCCAACATTTATTGGTTCGAGATGGATATGGGCGAGCCCCAGGTGGGCGACGAGTTTCCCATCAAGCTCGCTTTCGCTGAGGTGCGCGGCATCCCCGTCTCGATGGGGAACCCGCACTTCGTCGTTTTCGTGCCCGAGTTCGCGCCCGGATGGCAGGCCGAAGCCGCCGAGATCGGCAAGCACCACGACTTCAAGTACGGCATTAATGTTGAGCTGGTACGTGCCGGCAAACCCGACACCATCGAGATGCGTATCTTCGAGCGCGGCGTGGGCGAGACGCGCTCTTCCGGCACCGGCTCTTGCGCCGCCGCGGTCGCCGCCATCCACACCAAGCGAGCGACGTCGCCGGTGAAGGTCATCGCACCCGGCGGCGTGCAGACGGTCCGCTGGGAGGGTCAGTCGGTCTTCCTCAACGGTCCGGCGCAGCTCGTCTGCCGGGGCGAGTTTTTCATTTAA
- a CDS encoding MgtC/SapB family protein — translation MHWLMQLLWPDSAFVAPTMTRLILAALLGGAIGLEREVRHKPAGLRTNLFICVGAAMFTLLSDRLATSYGGDHTRIAAQIIPGIGFIGAGSILHSRGGVTGLTTAATLFVVASIGMAVGGGLYVTAILATIVVAVALNGLLWFETRFNLKPVIVHYDLVATHPDAVLGDVNRVLKDEGQQMRTVRIAREEGAARLQFTVEAPRREQHDLFERLRHIASAQQVQSSAAEPVE, via the coding sequence ATGCACTGGCTCATGCAGCTCCTCTGGCCCGACAGCGCCTTTGTTGCGCCGACCATGACGCGCCTCATCCTGGCTGCGCTGCTTGGCGGCGCCATCGGACTCGAGCGCGAAGTCAGACACAAGCCCGCCGGGCTGCGCACCAACCTGTTCATCTGCGTGGGAGCCGCGATGTTCACGCTGCTCTCCGACCGCCTGGCAACGAGCTACGGCGGCGACCACACGCGCATCGCGGCGCAGATCATTCCCGGCATCGGCTTCATCGGCGCGGGTTCCATCCTGCATTCACGCGGCGGCGTCACCGGGCTCACCACCGCGGCCACGCTCTTCGTGGTCGCTTCCATCGGGATGGCGGTCGGCGGCGGCCTCTATGTCACCGCCATCCTCGCCACCATCGTGGTGGCGGTCGCGCTGAATGGGCTGCTTTGGTTCGAGACGCGCTTCAACCTCAAGCCCGTCATCGTGCACTACGACCTGGTGGCGACGCATCCCGACGCCGTGCTCGGCGACGTGAACCGCGTCCTGAAGGACGAAGGCCAGCAGATGCGCACTGTGCGCATCGCCCGCGAGGAAGGCGCGGCTCGCCTGCAATTCACCGTGGAAGCGCCGCGCCGCGAACAGCACGACTTGTTCGAACGCTTGCGCCACATCGCCAGCGCGCAGCAGGTACAATCCTCCGCTGCCGAGCCGGTCGAGTGA
- a CDS encoding response regulator — protein MTDDPKGLKMVSKPERKPIRVLLLDDREENLLLRSTIIRQHGYEAVTATSIEEAETKLADIDIAVLDYHLGAGKFGTDVAETLREKRPQVPIIILSATLERKFGGIADMHLLKGYSSTDDLIAALRNFEAKKRGKPVVVDARDFYYSRISMSMGEDVALEILDADGVWQYVNDPFAVLFDKKRQWFVGKNLFESFPELSDEWREIVKTVAETRETYIDRGMRGIPHLPKKNPRYVWNVLVFPLKLHDDREGVVVSARIIEKKGF, from the coding sequence ATGACCGACGATCCAAAAGGGTTGAAGATGGTGTCCAAGCCGGAGCGGAAGCCGATCCGCGTCTTGCTGCTCGACGATCGCGAAGAGAACCTGCTCTTGCGCTCGACCATCATCCGGCAGCACGGCTATGAGGCGGTCACCGCGACCTCGATCGAGGAAGCCGAAACCAAGCTCGCCGACATCGACATTGCCGTGCTCGACTATCACCTGGGCGCGGGCAAGTTCGGCACCGACGTGGCGGAGACACTGCGCGAGAAGCGTCCGCAGGTCCCTATCATCATCCTGTCGGCGACGCTGGAGCGGAAGTTCGGCGGCATCGCCGACATGCACTTGCTCAAAGGCTACAGCTCGACCGACGACCTGATCGCGGCGCTGCGCAACTTCGAAGCCAAGAAGCGCGGCAAGCCAGTGGTGGTGGACGCGCGCGACTTCTATTACTCGCGCATCTCGATGTCGATGGGCGAAGACGTGGCGCTCGAGATCCTTGACGCCGACGGCGTGTGGCAGTACGTGAACGATCCCTTCGCCGTACTGTTCGACAAGAAGCGGCAGTGGTTCGTGGGTAAGAACCTGTTCGAGAGCTTTCCCGAGCTGAGCGACGAGTGGCGCGAGATCGTGAAGACGGTCGCCGAGACGCGCGAGACCTACATCGACCGCGGCATGCGCGGCATCCCGCACCTGCCCAAGAAGAATCCGCGCTACGTGTGGAACGTCCTCGTCTTCCCGCTCAAACTGCACGACGACCGGGAGGGCGTAGTGGTGAGCGCAAGGATCATCGAGAAGAAGGGCTTCTAG
- the mpl gene encoding UDP-N-acetylmuramate:L-alanyl-gamma-D-glutamyl-meso-diaminopimelate ligase, with product MRAGDSSQQHVHLIGICGTAMASLAGMLKQRGFKVTGSDNAVYPPMSDFLAALNIAVSQPYSEANLKPRPDMVVVGNAISRGNPELEYVLDERIVFRSLPQVVQEQFLRTRESLVVAGTHGKTTTTSMLAWIFHTANQNPSFLIGGIAENFGSSFAVKQGRHFIIEGDEYDTAFFDKGPKFLHYLPQSAILTSVEFDHADIYADLEAVKVAFKRLVNLVPRKGAIVAYDADINVDECLAQAFCGVERYGFRPDSHWHITGVEYERERTTWRVHKQGKPWAELEFALAGEYNVLNATAAAALALHYEIAPTKIAEALKTFKSVKRRLEVKAEVAGITIIDDFAHHPTAIAGTLQAVRTRWPKARVWAIFEPRSNTLRRNVFEHELVKSLALADAVAIASVFRPEAIPEGQRLETAALVRGLKQAGRPASEFADADAIVQKVAPQLRAGEVVVILSNGGFGGIYEKLPQRLKSLHEVGSKA from the coding sequence ATGCGCGCCGGCGACTCATCGCAGCAGCACGTCCATCTCATCGGCATCTGCGGCACCGCCATGGCCTCGCTCGCCGGCATGCTCAAGCAGCGCGGCTTCAAGGTCACCGGGTCGGATAACGCCGTCTATCCGCCGATGTCCGACTTTCTCGCCGCGCTCAATATCGCCGTCTCGCAACCTTACAGTGAAGCGAATCTGAAGCCGCGGCCGGACATGGTCGTGGTCGGCAACGCCATCTCGCGCGGCAATCCCGAGCTCGAGTACGTGCTCGACGAGCGCATCGTTTTTCGCTCGCTGCCGCAGGTGGTGCAGGAGCAATTCCTGCGGACGCGCGAATCGCTGGTCGTTGCCGGAACCCATGGCAAGACGACCACTACCTCGATGCTGGCGTGGATCTTCCACACCGCCAACCAGAATCCGTCCTTCCTTATCGGCGGCATCGCGGAGAACTTCGGCTCCAGTTTCGCGGTGAAGCAGGGCCGCCACTTCATCATCGAAGGCGACGAGTACGACACCGCCTTCTTCGATAAAGGCCCAAAATTCCTGCACTACCTGCCCCAGTCCGCCATCCTGACGAGCGTGGAGTTCGACCACGCGGACATCTACGCCGACCTCGAGGCAGTGAAAGTCGCCTTCAAGCGGCTGGTGAACCTCGTGCCGCGCAAGGGCGCCATCGTGGCATACGACGCCGACATCAATGTGGACGAATGCCTCGCCCAGGCCTTTTGCGGGGTCGAGCGCTACGGTTTCAGGCCGGATTCGCACTGGCACATCACGGGCGTGGAGTACGAGCGCGAGCGCACCACGTGGCGCGTGCACAAGCAGGGCAAGCCGTGGGCGGAGCTCGAGTTCGCGCTCGCTGGCGAGTACAACGTGCTCAACGCCACCGCGGCGGCGGCGCTGGCTTTGCACTATGAGATCGCGCCGACGAAGATCGCGGAGGCGCTGAAGACATTCAAGAGCGTGAAGCGGCGGCTGGAAGTGAAAGCCGAGGTCGCCGGCATCACCATCATCGACGACTTTGCGCACCATCCCACCGCCATCGCGGGAACGTTGCAAGCGGTGCGGACGCGCTGGCCGAAGGCGCGCGTGTGGGCCATCTTCGAGCCGCGCTCGAACACGCTGCGCCGCAACGTCTTCGAACACGAACTGGTGAAGAGCCTCGCGCTCGCCGACGCCGTGGCCATCGCCAGCGTCTTCAGGCCGGAGGCCATCCCCGAGGGCCAGCGCCTCGAGACCGCCGCGCTCGTCCGCGGACTCAAGCAGGCCGGCCGCCCCGCGTCGGAATTCGCCGACGCTGACGCTATCGTGCAGAAGGTGGCGCCGCAACTTCGCGCCGGCGAGGTCGTCGTGATCCTCTCGAACGGCGGATTCGGCGGCATCTATGAGAAACTGCCGCAGCGCTTGAAATCTCTCCACGAGGTCGGAAGCAAAGCTTGA
- a CDS encoding LD-carboxypeptidase: MPSIVNSRPAQPRRKPPALAPGDTVGIVAPASNIKPELLAAGVRGLERMGYRAFYLPSILDHELYFAGSVQRRARELEEMFERDEVRAILCARGGYGTNTLLEALDLKKIAAHPKIFCGCSDVTTLLTYFADQAGFVTFHGPMATSDFAGKEGGGVELSSWQAAVSGKPEWDLPSSNVRALVEGSADGVLYGGCLSLLVASLGTPYEIQTGGTILFLEDVGAKPYQIDRMLMQLRLAGKFAGVRALVFGEMLDCKQHPDQKYSLDEVILRVVGDLGVPVVTGLKSGHVTGENITLPIGAQARLRAEKKVGVKLSVVEPATTARPAQKTSSAQTSSAKPPARGRS; encoded by the coding sequence ATGCCTTCCATCGTTAACTCTCGTCCCGCCCAACCGCGTCGCAAGCCGCCCGCGCTCGCGCCCGGCGACACCGTCGGCATCGTTGCGCCCGCATCGAACATCAAGCCTGAATTGCTCGCGGCCGGCGTGCGCGGACTCGAGCGCATGGGATACCGCGCGTTCTACCTGCCATCCATCCTCGACCACGAGCTCTATTTTGCCGGCTCGGTGCAGCGGCGCGCGCGCGAGTTGGAAGAGATGTTCGAGCGCGACGAGGTGCGCGCGATCTTGTGCGCCCGCGGCGGCTACGGCACGAACACCCTGCTCGAAGCGTTGGACCTCAAGAAGATCGCCGCGCATCCCAAGATCTTCTGCGGCTGTAGCGATGTCACGACGCTGCTTACTTATTTCGCCGACCAGGCCGGCTTCGTTACGTTTCACGGTCCGATGGCGACCAGCGACTTTGCCGGCAAAGAAGGTGGTGGCGTCGAGCTCTCCTCGTGGCAGGCTGCGGTGAGCGGCAAGCCGGAGTGGGATTTACCAAGCAGCAATGTCCGCGCCCTCGTCGAAGGAAGCGCCGACGGCGTGCTCTATGGCGGCTGCCTCTCGTTGCTCGTGGCGTCGCTCGGGACGCCATACGAGATCCAGACCGGCGGCACCATCCTGTTCCTCGAGGACGTGGGCGCGAAGCCTTACCAGATCGATCGCATGCTGATGCAGTTGCGCCTGGCAGGAAAATTCGCGGGCGTGCGCGCCCTCGTCTTCGGTGAGATGCTCGACTGCAAACAGCATCCCGACCAGAAGTACTCGCTCGATGAAGTCATCCTGCGCGTGGTCGGCGACCTCGGCGTGCCCGTCGTTACCGGACTGAAGTCCGGACACGTGACGGGAGAGAACATCACACTCCCCATCGGCGCACAGGCGCGGCTGCGCGCCGAAAAGAAAGTGGGAGTCAAGCTCAGCGTGGTCGAACCTGCGACCACTGCGCGCCCCGCGCAAAAGACTTCAAGCGCGCAGACTTCAAGCGCAAAGCCCCCGGCCCGAGGACGCTCCTAG